A single region of the Vicia villosa cultivar HV-30 ecotype Madison, WI linkage group LG4, Vvil1.0, whole genome shotgun sequence genome encodes:
- the LOC131596634 gene encoding thioredoxin H-type 1-like, which produces MAAENEVIGVHSVESWKEQIQKGTESKKLIVVDFTASWCGPCRFIAPILAEIAKKTPEVIFLKVDIDELKSVAEEWSVEAMPTFLFLKEGKEVDKVVGAKKEELQLAITKHATAVATA; this is translated from the exons atGGCAGCAGAAAATGAGGTGATCGGTGTTCATTCCGTTGAATCATGGAAGGAACAGATCCAGAAGGGAACCGAATCCAAAAAACTG ATTGTGGTGGATTTTACTGCTTCGTGGTGTGGTCCATGCCGTTTTATTGCTCCAATTCTAGCCGAGATTGCTAAGAAGACACCTGAAGTTATCTTCCTTAAGGTGGACATCGACGAATTAAAG AGTGTTGCCGAGGAATGGTCTGTCGAGGCTATGCCAACCTTCTTGTTCTTGAAAGAAGGCAAGGAAGTGGACAAGGTAGTTGGTGCTAAGAAAGAAGAGCTGCAGCTGGCAATAACCAAGCATGCAACAGCTGTTGCTACTGCTTGA